From a region of the Leptospira montravelensis genome:
- a CDS encoding peptidase domain-containing ABC transporter has product MHSEVRRNLEKIRTVFRSNYLLAELDEAERESLLPFIEVRFVRLGQHLIKANQMPEYIHFVLTGRFGMKQNKQDLSLGRYAYVEVGESIGERITLTKTPSKHDYYALEPSIVLLLPASRFLKLVDLHPEIAEKAKHREEEQEKFHYVRKLSFFEELSPEEIKLILKSIQLVKVTQGDFIFSEGEEGDAAYIVRSGKIQIRTENPRKIISIMRSGDILGEIAIFKQQKRLASAVASEDSDLYKIPGSIFRKVIGVEKGNKLEEIVQSRLLRYSTYKAKEKEENTIRPFVSKRFEIRKGTKKLYIEQVTTDQLTLVGLVCSELSLRTFDKPLPNNWKIRIKNELNRNIVPGIFELAIELEKLGFLTKQQHLSQEQLTELENPVFITDDESVPCLLYLYDYELDAVLISHPIKGVYELSISQFLQIWDGVVLQFSPAPATMSADVSLISFFKELRTLFSPKRSEIRWILVATILSAILTLSLPYLIRQVVDQVLVFSDRNFLFTLVTGVGLSVFFQTLFSLFRNLISIGLMQGLEYNYFVRFFQHILNLTLPEFRKFETGDFTQRLKENQKILEITQRSGLFLILDLVTLPIYLFILFRLDSSLSFVGLFFLIVYSLFVVNSSAKIKKLQKHSFESKKKTTSFFLSLFAGMPLIKSSAMESRYLSKGLNEIARTILTNLRVGKRVHVLQLMSKFFEQIGLIAVITFGVSDVLDESLSLGSFLAFLVLYSLLMEPIVRLCHLYEDLSELRESRMRLTEIYSLPGEIVSQRPFGELPRLSGKITLDHISFKYSDTGSEILSDIHLEIEAGEKIAIVGRSGCGKSTLMRIMMGTLSPTKGKVFFDSFDLSTLDPEEVRIQFGAVEQHPILFSGSISENLSKKNPSLNKESLLAGAKLASVDHFVERFPMKYETKIGESGIGLSGGQRQRLAIARALVTNPSILFLDEPTSALDSETESHIQSQWETVFKDRTVIQISHRLHSTVSADKIIVLDEGRIVEIGTHAELITTKGFYYHLFPTLSEGDNDV; this is encoded by the coding sequence ATGCATTCTGAAGTTAGGCGAAATCTTGAAAAAATCCGCACCGTGTTTCGCAGTAATTATCTACTTGCGGAATTAGACGAAGCAGAACGGGAAAGCCTACTCCCATTTATCGAAGTACGTTTTGTTCGATTGGGTCAACATTTAATCAAAGCCAACCAAATGCCAGAATACATTCATTTTGTTTTGACTGGTCGATTTGGAATGAAACAAAACAAACAAGACCTAAGTTTAGGGAGGTATGCATATGTTGAAGTTGGCGAATCGATTGGAGAAAGAATTACGCTCACAAAAACTCCTTCGAAACATGATTACTATGCACTTGAACCTTCTATCGTTTTATTACTTCCTGCTTCTCGTTTTTTAAAGTTAGTTGATTTACATCCAGAAATTGCGGAAAAAGCAAAACATAGAGAAGAAGAACAAGAAAAGTTTCATTATGTTCGTAAACTTAGTTTTTTTGAGGAACTTTCCCCTGAAGAGATCAAACTTATTCTCAAATCCATTCAGTTAGTAAAAGTAACGCAAGGGGATTTTATTTTTTCTGAAGGGGAAGAGGGAGACGCTGCTTATATTGTTCGATCTGGAAAAATTCAGATCAGAACAGAAAATCCAAGGAAAATTATCTCCATTATGCGGTCGGGGGATATTCTAGGTGAGATTGCAATTTTCAAACAACAAAAACGATTAGCAAGTGCAGTTGCATCAGAAGATTCCGATTTATATAAAATTCCTGGATCTATTTTCCGTAAGGTAATTGGCGTAGAGAAAGGGAACAAGTTAGAAGAAATTGTTCAATCGCGTTTACTGCGTTATTCGACATACAAGGCAAAAGAAAAAGAAGAGAATACAATTCGCCCATTTGTTTCGAAACGATTTGAAATTAGAAAGGGGACAAAAAAATTATATATTGAGCAAGTAACAACGGACCAACTAACTTTAGTTGGACTTGTTTGTAGCGAACTATCCTTACGAACATTTGATAAACCTCTTCCTAACAATTGGAAAATAAGAATTAAAAACGAATTAAATCGAAATATTGTTCCTGGAATTTTTGAATTAGCAATTGAATTAGAGAAGTTGGGATTTTTAACCAAACAACAACATTTGTCACAAGAACAATTAACTGAATTAGAAAATCCAGTTTTTATTACCGATGACGAGAGTGTTCCGTGTTTGTTGTATTTGTATGACTACGAATTAGATGCAGTTCTTATCTCTCATCCTATTAAGGGAGTTTACGAACTTTCAATTTCTCAGTTCTTGCAAATTTGGGATGGAGTTGTATTACAATTTTCTCCGGCACCAGCTACAATGTCTGCAGATGTAAGTTTGATCAGTTTTTTTAAAGAACTTCGAACTTTGTTTAGTCCGAAACGTAGTGAAATTCGTTGGATCTTAGTGGCAACTATACTTTCTGCCATACTAACTTTATCATTACCGTATTTGATTCGTCAGGTGGTAGACCAAGTATTGGTTTTTTCCGACAGAAATTTTCTGTTCACATTAGTGACTGGTGTAGGATTATCTGTTTTTTTTCAAACTTTGTTTTCTTTATTTAGAAACCTAATCTCTATCGGGCTTATGCAAGGTCTGGAGTATAATTATTTCGTTAGATTTTTCCAACATATACTCAATCTTACCTTACCCGAATTTAGAAAATTTGAAACCGGTGATTTTACGCAAAGGTTAAAAGAAAATCAAAAAATTTTAGAAATTACGCAGAGATCTGGTTTGTTTTTGATTTTAGATTTGGTGACTTTGCCTATTTATTTATTTATTTTATTCCGTTTGGATAGCAGTCTTTCTTTTGTTGGTTTATTTTTTCTAATCGTATATTCATTGTTTGTTGTAAATTCAAGCGCAAAAATTAAAAAATTGCAAAAACATAGTTTTGAATCTAAAAAGAAAACAACTTCCTTTTTCTTGTCCTTATTTGCTGGAATGCCACTCATCAAATCTTCTGCAATGGAAAGTCGATATCTCTCTAAGGGACTTAATGAAATTGCAAGAACGATTCTTACTAATTTAAGAGTGGGAAAAAGGGTTCATGTTTTGCAATTGATGAGCAAATTTTTCGAACAAATTGGACTTATCGCCGTGATTACATTTGGAGTTAGCGATGTTTTGGACGAATCACTTTCTCTTGGAAGTTTTTTAGCTTTTTTAGTGTTATATTCTCTTCTAATGGAACCAATTGTTCGGCTTTGCCATTTGTATGAAGACCTGAGTGAACTAAGAGAATCGCGTATGCGGTTAACAGAAATATATTCATTACCTGGAGAAATTGTCAGCCAACGTCCGTTTGGTGAATTGCCGAGATTATCGGGAAAAATAACTTTAGATCATATTAGTTTTAAATATTCGGATACAGGTTCTGAGATACTATCAGATATCCATTTAGAAATCGAAGCTGGTGAAAAAATAGCAATTGTAGGTCGAAGTGGTTGTGGTAAATCCACTTTGATGAGAATTATGATGGGAACTTTATCCCCTACCAAAGGAAAAGTGTTTTTTGATTCATTTGATTTATCCACTTTAGATCCAGAAGAAGTTAGAATCCAATTTGGTGCGGTAGAACAACATCCAATTCTTTTTTCTGGTAGTATTTCCGAAAACTTATCTAAAAAAAATCCTTCATTGAATAAAGAATCATTGTTAGCTGGCGCAAAGTTAGCCTCGGTTGACCATTTTGTGGAGAGGTTTCCAATGAAATATGAAACAAAAATTGGTGAATCCGGAATCGGACTTTCTGGAGGTCAGAGGCAGCGTTTGGCAATTGCAAGGGCACTCGTTACCAATCCGAGTATTTTGTTTTTGGATGAACCAACATCAGCATTAGATTCCGAAACAGAATCACATATTCAATCGCAATGGGAAACAGTTTTTAAAGATAGAACGGTAATTCAAATCTCACATAGACTTCATAGTACAGTAAGTGCAGATAAAATTATAGTGTTGGATGAAGGTCGGATTGTAGAAATTGGAACTCATGCAGAATTGATTACAACAAAAGGTTTTTATTACCATTTATTTCCAACTTTAAGTGAAGGGGATAATGATGTTTAA
- a CDS encoding ATP-binding cassette domain-containing protein encodes MKHKTIEIPKSFVEDEFLSKLSTNDLTKFIGLFEFRSLVANDRIGGNEFEPTPFLMVETGRIQVKLKINEKELLIKTLTEGTFYGVTEFSSDSLKKQFFQVEENSRVRVVSQLQFLKFIESDNNRKKLWNEYKENVQLRDELRIHPYFRKLSNSEIQELSKILIKRKIPSGQTLIKEGSKSSSLFFIRSGRFKVTKSTWQKDYFSFVEAGSVLGEMGVLEKKARNATVTAVEESFVYELSSKDAVEIFKKSESLLITIRSIMSERKLNLGDGSEEDTMETLSIYEEDKFHFLPKLKFQPPIRNQLRFPYLFQDGKFQSGDACRKMIFRYWGFSFADYDADSSFPDFDPDIRPNHWKNSFGEGKGDCYFVNWKDHEPELHNIPTIGFLENSRYVILKSIEKKRVIIFDPEFGDVNLSREEWDQKSSSIVIYFIPKTKPEPKWELKNRFFFGLAEYFLPAIQYLKAGIVASFVIKGLEVFIPLVNLYLIDAVLLQENKEFFIPVIFSVVLLSFSQSFLAYFRSNVIFFTSNRVNQTIAIRFLVKLISLPISFFERNRKGEILNRWEEIESIISFFSDQGAMKFFDLLFSSLVFIIFLFLSPILLLIIVLLILPEVLILRTLTPKIVEETKKESLKKSETLSYFIETINGFETIKNLGATYSHRWDFEKRLTSQLNSEGKKLFYSNLLFTNTEFFKQITVVIVMLVGSVLILKDQMTLGTLYAIIGLVAYIRNPIISLYDDLLKFQKANISWNRLRSFESLDSEITDKDNLFKVDLPEVKGNIEFKNLSFSYDTLKPESGIRNLKLKIQAGKKVAFVGRSGSGKSTILKLILGLYQPQEGEIFIDEVSLNEIWLPSLRTKIGVIFQENPLIAGTVRENISITKPEATLSEVVEAAKLACIHDDIVKLPLGYDTEISEKGFVFSGGQKQRLSLARLFLQKPNLLLLDEPTASLDKETEARILSHINTVFAGATIITVAHRLDTIRNYDQIFVMERGKLESKGTHRDLLSKGGIYQLLHSKQEAIR; translated from the coding sequence TTGAAACATAAAACAATAGAAATTCCGAAATCATTTGTCGAAGATGAGTTTTTATCGAAACTATCTACGAATGACTTAACTAAATTTATTGGTTTATTTGAATTTAGGTCTCTAGTAGCAAATGATAGAATTGGTGGAAATGAATTTGAACCTACACCGTTCTTAATGGTCGAAACAGGTAGGATTCAAGTAAAATTAAAAATTAATGAAAAGGAACTTTTGATTAAGACTTTAACAGAAGGTACTTTTTACGGCGTCACTGAGTTTTCATCTGATTCATTAAAAAAACAATTTTTCCAAGTAGAAGAAAATTCTAGGGTTAGAGTTGTATCGCAACTTCAGTTCTTAAAATTCATAGAGTCGGATAACAACAGAAAAAAACTTTGGAATGAATATAAAGAAAATGTACAACTTCGAGATGAATTAAGAATTCACCCCTATTTCAGAAAACTTTCAAATTCGGAAATCCAAGAATTATCGAAAATACTTATAAAGCGGAAGATTCCTTCAGGACAAACATTGATAAAGGAAGGAAGTAAAAGTTCCTCTTTGTTTTTTATTCGTTCAGGAAGATTCAAAGTCACCAAATCTACTTGGCAAAAAGATTATTTTTCATTTGTTGAGGCTGGCTCTGTGTTAGGTGAAATGGGGGTATTGGAAAAAAAAGCAAGAAATGCGACTGTTACGGCCGTCGAAGAAAGTTTTGTATATGAACTTTCCTCAAAGGACGCAGTGGAAATCTTTAAAAAATCTGAAAGTCTATTGATAACCATTCGTTCTATAATGAGCGAAAGGAAACTAAACTTAGGTGATGGTTCTGAAGAAGATACAATGGAAACATTGTCAATTTACGAAGAAGATAAGTTCCATTTTTTGCCTAAATTAAAATTTCAACCACCAATTAGAAATCAATTGCGCTTTCCTTATTTATTCCAAGACGGTAAGTTTCAATCTGGCGATGCCTGTCGCAAAATGATTTTTAGGTATTGGGGTTTTTCTTTTGCTGATTATGACGCAGATTCATCATTTCCTGACTTTGATCCAGACATAAGACCAAATCACTGGAAAAATAGTTTTGGAGAAGGTAAGGGAGATTGTTACTTTGTTAATTGGAAAGATCATGAACCAGAGCTACATAACATTCCAACCATTGGATTCTTAGAAAATTCAAGGTATGTCATCTTAAAGTCGATTGAAAAAAAGAGAGTTATTATTTTTGATCCAGAGTTTGGAGATGTAAATCTCTCTCGTGAAGAGTGGGATCAGAAATCTTCATCAATAGTCATTTATTTCATTCCTAAAACCAAACCTGAACCTAAATGGGAGTTGAAGAATCGTTTCTTTTTTGGACTCGCAGAGTATTTTTTACCTGCAATCCAATATTTAAAAGCCGGTATTGTTGCTAGTTTTGTGATTAAAGGATTGGAAGTTTTTATTCCACTGGTAAATTTATATTTGATCGATGCCGTTTTGTTACAAGAGAATAAGGAATTTTTTATTCCGGTAATTTTTTCTGTTGTTTTACTTAGTTTTTCTCAATCCTTTCTTGCTTATTTTAGATCGAATGTTATTTTTTTTACAAGTAATCGAGTTAACCAAACTATTGCTATTCGGTTTTTGGTAAAATTGATTTCCTTACCCATTTCCTTCTTTGAAAGAAATAGAAAAGGAGAAATATTAAATCGTTGGGAAGAAATTGAATCTATTATATCATTTTTCTCGGACCAAGGAGCAATGAAATTCTTTGATTTACTTTTTAGCTCGTTAGTCTTTATAATTTTTCTTTTTCTATCTCCAATTTTACTTTTAATAATCGTATTATTAATACTACCTGAAGTGTTAATCCTTCGTACATTAACTCCGAAAATTGTTGAAGAAACAAAGAAAGAGTCCCTTAAAAAATCGGAAACACTAAGTTATTTTATCGAAACGATAAATGGATTTGAAACCATAAAAAATTTGGGAGCTACTTATTCGCATCGTTGGGATTTTGAGAAACGACTGACATCTCAATTGAATTCGGAAGGGAAAAAGTTATTTTATTCCAACTTACTTTTTACTAATACAGAGTTTTTTAAACAGATTACAGTGGTAATTGTAATGTTAGTTGGAAGTGTTTTAATTCTCAAAGATCAAATGACACTTGGAACTCTTTATGCGATCATAGGTTTAGTTGCATATATTCGTAATCCAATCATTTCTTTATATGATGATTTGTTAAAATTTCAAAAGGCAAATATTTCTTGGAATCGATTACGTAGTTTTGAATCGCTGGATAGTGAGATCACTGATAAGGATAACCTATTTAAGGTAGATCTTCCAGAAGTTAAAGGAAACATTGAATTTAAAAATTTGAGTTTTTCTTATGATACTCTTAAACCCGAATCTGGTATTCGTAATTTAAAATTAAAGATTCAGGCGGGTAAAAAAGTTGCTTTTGTTGGTAGGAGCGGAAGTGGTAAATCGACTATTTTAAAATTAATACTCGGTTTGTATCAGCCGCAAGAAGGAGAAATTTTCATTGATGAGGTATCATTGAATGAAATTTGGCTTCCTAGTTTGCGAACTAAAATAGGCGTAATCTTTCAAGAAAATCCTTTAATTGCAGGAACGGTTAGAGAGAATATATCAATCACTAAACCAGAAGCAACACTTAGCGAAGTAGTGGAAGCAGCAAAACTTGCCTGTATACATGATGATATCGTCAAACTTCCGCTTGGTTACGATACAGAAATATCCGAGAAGGGATTCGTTTTTTCTGGAGGTCAAAAACAACGGTTATCATTAGCTCGTTTATTTCTCCAAAAGCCAAATCTACTGTTGTTGGACGAACCTACTGCTTCTCTAGATAAAGAAACGGAAGCAAGGATTCTGTCTCATATAAATACTGTTTTTGCTGGTGCTACGATCATTACAGTGGCCCATAGATTAGATACTATCCGCAATTATGACCAAATTTTTGTTATGGAACGAGGTAAATTGGAAAGTAAAGGAACTCATCGAGATTTACTTTCTAAGGGAGGAATTTACCAATTACTTCATTCTAAACAGGAAGCGATCCGATAA
- a CDS encoding HlyD family efflux transporter periplasmic adaptor subunit, with amino-acid sequence MMFKKFKNIKETDSNWESRHSASYYDELLKHPAPNWEKKGIYLISAFFVCFVLFLTFGKVDVVVQATGSIRPKGNYHVVEALETGTLTNLYVKSGDFLKKGDPIMELEFSEQQIELSKDTNNLEYEEKKLQRLIRNKKEAEKILKNLASNLENNSGSALSGAVLSKFVSLKKAFMDFQNGVGAKFIYEQSLLEFNEEFGNLKDEIQREENTISSLRGDTKLKRERVANAIIRMPFSGIIGELSVNNVGQNIIRGQTVASLMEEGQPLEAIVEVSSKDIGAVRLGLSSIIKVKAFHQNDFGVVEGTVSQIIPNTKEKDSFSVILILGTQDLNQDGKEFQLFPGLKVVADIVIDRKSIYQILFRYADPRN; translated from the coding sequence ATGATGTTTAAAAAATTTAAAAATATAAAAGAAACTGATTCTAATTGGGAATCTAGACATTCTGCATCTTACTATGATGAATTATTAAAACATCCAGCACCAAATTGGGAAAAGAAGGGAATTTATTTAATCTCTGCTTTTTTTGTTTGTTTTGTATTGTTTTTAACTTTTGGAAAGGTTGATGTCGTTGTGCAGGCGACAGGATCGATTCGACCGAAAGGAAACTATCATGTAGTGGAGGCATTAGAAACTGGGACACTGACAAACCTATATGTAAAATCTGGCGATTTTCTTAAAAAAGGAGATCCCATTATGGAATTAGAATTTTCTGAACAACAAATTGAATTATCAAAAGATACAAATAACTTAGAGTATGAGGAAAAAAAATTACAACGTTTAATTCGAAATAAAAAGGAAGCAGAGAAAATTTTAAAAAACTTGGCTTCTAATTTAGAAAATAATTCCGGTTCTGCTTTATCGGGAGCAGTTCTAAGCAAATTCGTTAGTTTGAAAAAAGCGTTTATGGATTTTCAAAATGGTGTTGGTGCCAAGTTTATATATGAGCAAAGTTTATTAGAGTTTAATGAAGAGTTTGGAAATTTAAAGGACGAAATTCAAAGAGAGGAAAACACAATCTCAAGCCTTAGAGGTGATACAAAATTAAAACGAGAAAGAGTTGCTAATGCAATTATTCGTATGCCTTTTTCTGGAATCATCGGTGAGCTCTCTGTTAATAACGTAGGACAAAATATTATACGTGGACAGACCGTAGCATCTTTGATGGAAGAAGGCCAACCATTAGAGGCTATAGTGGAAGTGAGCAGTAAAGATATTGGTGCAGTTCGATTAGGTTTATCTTCTATTATAAAAGTTAAGGCGTTTCATCAAAATGATTTTGGTGTAGTAGAGGGAACCGTATCCCAAATTATTCCTAATACAAAGGAAAAGGATTCCTTTTCAGTTATTTTAATTTTAGGAACTCAAGATTTGAATCAAGATGGAAAAGAATTTCAATTGTTTCCTGGATTAAAGGTAGTTGCAGATATTGTAATAGATAGAAAAAGTATTTATCAAATTTTATTTCGTTATGCTGATCCTAGGAATTAA
- a CDS encoding LBF_2127 family putative lipoprotein: MRFLTYFIPFLLLIHCSVDLRQVPPPSPNGNMSRPQTNLPLVIGKFEILSADRGVYTDAWRMAFKGHLTSSGIFQTVFTELDPKTTSDYYTIDVEMKTDFQDKYNWWYTWPALWPLTGIWPIQFREAVYTVDFKYKLYKNKVLFKEETISKNGSTSEFLYGLYKVRNFHRMIEETNLEAVRTCIQNLSVSL, from the coding sequence ATGCGATTTCTTACCTATTTTATACCGTTTCTATTGTTGATTCATTGTTCTGTAGATTTACGCCAAGTTCCGCCACCTTCCCCCAACGGAAATATGAGTAGACCACAAACTAACTTACCTTTAGTGATTGGTAAGTTTGAAATTCTTTCTGCCGATAGAGGAGTTTATACAGATGCATGGAGAATGGCTTTTAAAGGCCACCTAACATCTTCTGGAATTTTTCAAACTGTTTTCACCGAACTAGATCCAAAAACGACATCCGATTATTATACAATCGATGTGGAAATGAAAACAGACTTCCAAGACAAATACAACTGGTGGTATACTTGGCCCGCATTGTGGCCGCTCACGGGAATTTGGCCCATTCAATTTAGAGAAGCGGTATATACCGTAGATTTTAAATATAAGTTATACAAAAACAAAGTCTTATTTAAAGAGGAAACCATTTCCAAAAATGGAAGTACTTCTGAATTTTTATATGGACTCTATAAAGTAAGAAACTTCCATCGCATGATAGAAGAAACGAATCTAGAAGCTGTTAGAACATGTATCCAAAATTTATCCGTATCATTATAA
- a CDS encoding TolC family protein, with protein sequence MVRFYLYILFNLFFFFLVSNLWSEPVDFYELPKLVGEKSYELKLKEMEIERKKVDIDSRNLRYLPSVNLEHSPFFEALRGDGYNRKGWNTSLNLNWNFQDQGNTVLTNMILELEYERLLLEYRALYQKELFDQAFQYAETLKLLAFYDYDFSNESDADKQFQTVQKLYKQGIESYLVTQNSKVDYFFYKYNAIKSRLDQQKSQSIFRRKFLLKDVALKQIPERDYKILPMETTLAEYEKNLTDLNFDIILTINQVKILEIQKMVRFNELWVPDFFVNVYNQTSRESFSGLSGTWANSMEVYDYSRNDFSRYARSSDADFNVGGNFGFRFPLFNRWLSKNEFDKSKIEIKLAKSQSQFLRENTGLYLFELLQQHNNLVELYDISRESKRIAEENYQIMEKAYKTGSASIIELQTVDRRLRDVMRNEIQNRYDLIQLRLQIGLLLGDTMKFLNN encoded by the coding sequence GTGGTTCGTTTTTATCTATATATTCTTTTCAATTTATTTTTCTTTTTCTTGGTATCTAATTTATGGTCTGAACCTGTAGATTTTTACGAATTACCAAAATTAGTTGGTGAGAAATCTTATGAATTAAAATTGAAGGAAATGGAAATCGAACGAAAGAAGGTTGATATCGATTCCAGAAATTTACGATATTTGCCTTCTGTTAATTTAGAACATTCTCCATTTTTCGAAGCTTTACGTGGTGATGGGTACAATAGAAAAGGTTGGAACACTTCCTTAAATTTAAATTGGAATTTTCAAGACCAAGGCAATACGGTTCTTACCAATATGATTTTGGAATTAGAATATGAACGACTATTATTGGAATACCGAGCATTATATCAAAAAGAATTATTTGATCAGGCTTTTCAATATGCTGAAACCTTAAAACTTTTGGCATTTTATGATTATGATTTTTCTAACGAATCAGATGCTGACAAACAGTTTCAGACAGTACAAAAACTTTACAAACAAGGAATCGAATCATATTTAGTAACACAAAACTCGAAAGTAGATTATTTTTTCTACAAGTACAATGCTATTAAATCTAGGTTAGACCAACAAAAAAGCCAATCTATATTCAGAAGAAAGTTTCTATTAAAAGATGTTGCCCTAAAACAAATTCCTGAACGAGACTATAAAATTCTCCCTATGGAAACAACACTTGCAGAATATGAGAAAAATCTAACTGATTTAAACTTTGATATTATTTTGACCATCAACCAAGTGAAGATTTTGGAAATCCAAAAGATGGTTAGATTTAATGAGTTATGGGTTCCTGATTTTTTTGTCAATGTATACAATCAAACGAGCCGTGAGTCTTTTTCCGGTTTGAGTGGAACTTGGGCAAACTCAATGGAGGTATATGATTATAGTAGGAATGATTTTAGTCGGTATGCTAGATCTTCAGATGCAGATTTTAATGTGGGAGGAAATTTCGGATTCCGTTTTCCTTTATTCAATCGTTGGTTGTCAAAAAATGAATTTGATAAATCAAAAATTGAAATCAAATTAGCCAAATCTCAATCACAGTTTTTGCGAGAAAACACTGGCTTGTATCTTTTTGAACTACTCCAACAACATAACAACTTAGTTGAACTGTATGATATCTCTAGAGAAAGTAAACGTATTGCTGAAGAAAACTATCAAATCATGGAAAAAGCATATAAAACTGGCTCAGCGTCCATTATAGAACTGCAAACGGTGGATAGGCGACTACGTGATGTAATGCGGAACGAAATACAAAACCGATATGACCTGATACAACTGAGACTTCAAATTGGCCTACTTTTAGGAGATACAATGAAGTTTTTGAACAATTAA
- a CDS encoding DUF2079 domain-containing protein → MKSLRYHLPSFFLWFVVFYFLSERSIFRYQHMGAGVDIGLFENLFYNIVHLGKAMTALGVDGNNHHYFADHINWYIYPLSLLYFFFPNVECLLIFQAFVLSFPILIFPFYKREKSYQWIYPFLYALFLPIYWIQIFDFHPEVLWIPLFFLFYFFWNQKSRYWILFFVLSLLVKEECALVWIMFSLVLLRTNQRESLFIGTISFLYFLFSIFLLSKMQNSIFAMPTHWERYQNPIGAIQNLHLFPYLFLFLNLPFLFLQFKNKLILCLLPYFLYSILSSYEVNKTPFTHHSFIAVPILLISFIETVETLNIKVRYMVYITSLLVSISLFFWFGPLSKVYSYKKDIMNPAISSKDMYTLRKLLEGKSIVSNIPQYLSNRNKVQLLLPNREYSAEYFVFYQFKNQTSPIFAPKNYIWERKIENHIHLYKYKKID, encoded by the coding sequence ATGAAATCGCTTCGTTACCACTTGCCTTCTTTTTTTTTATGGTTTGTGGTTTTTTATTTTTTATCAGAAAGGTCTATTTTTCGTTACCAACATATGGGTGCGGGGGTAGATATCGGTCTTTTTGAAAATTTATTTTATAATATAGTGCATCTAGGAAAAGCGATGACTGCCCTCGGTGTTGATGGTAACAATCACCATTATTTTGCCGATCATATCAACTGGTATATTTACCCTTTATCCTTGTTATACTTTTTCTTTCCGAATGTTGAATGTTTGCTGATATTCCAAGCTTTTGTTTTGAGTTTCCCTATCTTAATCTTTCCATTTTATAAAAGAGAAAAATCTTACCAATGGATTTATCCTTTTTTGTATGCTTTATTTCTCCCTATTTATTGGATTCAAATTTTTGATTTCCATCCCGAAGTATTATGGATCCCACTTTTTTTCTTATTTTATTTTTTCTGGAATCAAAAATCGCGATACTGGATCCTGTTTTTTGTTTTGAGCCTACTCGTTAAAGAAGAATGTGCTTTGGTTTGGATTATGTTTTCTTTAGTCTTACTTCGAACAAACCAAAGAGAAAGTTTATTCATTGGAACCATATCCTTTTTATATTTTTTGTTTTCAATTTTTCTTTTAAGCAAAATGCAAAATTCTATTTTTGCAATGCCAACTCATTGGGAACGTTACCAAAATCCAATTGGTGCAATTCAAAATCTACATTTGTTTCCATATCTATTTTTGTTTCTAAATTTACCCTTTTTATTTTTACAATTTAAAAACAAACTGATCCTTTGTTTGTTACCCTATTTTTTGTATTCGATCCTCTCATCATATGAAGTAAACAAAACACCATTTACTCATCACAGCTTTATAGCCGTTCCCATCCTACTCATCAGCTTTATTGAAACTGTTGAAACATTGAATATTAAAGTCAGATATATGGTTTATATCACTTCTCTATTAGTCTCAATTTCTTTATTTTTTTGGTTTGGTCCCTTATCTAAAGTATATTCTTATAAAAAAGATATTATGAATCCCGCAATATCATCAAAAGATATGTATACACTTCGTAAATTATTGGAAGGTAAATCCATCGTATCAAATATTCCGCAATATTTATCTAACAGAAATAAAGTTCAGCTACTTCTTCCAAACAGAGAATATTCGGCAGAATATTTTGTTTTTTACCAATTCAAAAACCAAACTTCTCCAATCTTCGCTCCAAAAAACTACATCTGGGAAAGAAAAATAGAAAATCACATCCATCTCTATAAATATAAGAAAATTGATTGA